A part of Armatimonadota bacterium genomic DNA contains:
- a CDS encoding electron transfer flavoprotein subunit alpha/FixB family protein yields MSPAGQDVWVHIEHLRGKVAGHTYELLGKGREIADALGGQLIAVLVGNEVQPLAETLAADGVLYVEDAGLAEYTPGSHAAVIRALVEKEAPRVVLFGATSMGMDLAAVLAAVLERPLIVNCVNLQVRDGRTVATSQMCGGKLLCEAEASGPVVVTVMPGSFPSEAGLAKSPPPVEVVPMPAPLEAVGMRAIRILEPEPGDVDITKSAVLVAVGRGIQRQDNIPLAEELAGALGGTVCASRPVVDQGWLPMSRQVGKSGMIVKPKLYLALGISGAPEHAEGMKDSDLIIAVNSDAKAPIFDIADYGIVIDMYDLLPALTQALRGRRA; encoded by the coding sequence ATGAGTCCAGCCGGCCAGGACGTTTGGGTCCACATTGAACACCTGAGGGGAAAGGTCGCGGGGCACACCTACGAGCTCCTTGGCAAGGGGCGCGAGATCGCGGACGCGCTTGGCGGCCAGCTGATCGCAGTGCTCGTAGGCAACGAGGTTCAGCCGCTGGCTGAGACCCTGGCGGCGGACGGCGTGTTGTACGTCGAGGATGCCGGGCTGGCCGAGTACACGCCCGGCTCGCACGCCGCCGTTATCCGGGCCCTGGTCGAGAAGGAAGCACCGCGCGTCGTCCTCTTCGGCGCGACGTCAATGGGCATGGACCTCGCCGCGGTGCTCGCCGCGGTGCTCGAGCGGCCCCTGATCGTCAACTGCGTCAACCTCCAGGTGAGGGATGGGCGCACGGTCGCCACCAGCCAGATGTGCGGGGGCAAACTGCTCTGCGAGGCGGAGGCGAGCGGGCCTGTCGTTGTAACCGTGATGCCTGGCTCGTTCCCCTCGGAGGCGGGCCTCGCCAAGAGCCCGCCCCCGGTCGAGGTGGTGCCAATGCCGGCACCGCTCGAAGCCGTTGGGATGAGGGCGATCAGGATCCTCGAACCGGAGCCGGGCGACGTGGACATAACGAAGTCGGCCGTGCTCGTGGCCGTCGGCCGCGGGATCCAGAGGCAGGACAACATCCCTCTGGCGGAAGAGCTGGCCGGAGCGCTGGGCGGAACGGTGTGCGCCTCGCGCCCGGTGGTGGATCAGGGATGGCTTCCCATGAGCCGGCAGGTTGGGAAGTCGGGAATGATCGTCAAGCCGAAGCTCTACCTGGCCCTGGGAATCAGCGGCGCTCCTGAGCACGCCGAGGGGATGAAGGACTCCGACCTGATTATCGCCGTCAACTCCGATGCCAAGGCGCCCATCTTCGACATCGCGGACTACGGGATCGTCATTGACATGTACGATCTCCTGCCCGCCCTCACGCAGGCGCTCCGGGGACGCAGGGCGTGA
- a CDS encoding electron transfer flavoprotein subunit beta: MRIAVLLNMVPDLVEELEIDSTGKALDTQWMRYVISESDDHALEQALLLKDRHGASVSVLAMDYGDADQVLYAALARGADEAVNLTGIPETGLGKRAAAATFKEALGGIRPDLILAGVQAIDDLDAHVAGMLGGMMALPYVGVTRSVEPSGEGKVLVQKEYPGGAAAEIEVTLPAVVGVLSAPQPPRYVPVARIREVMKTRTLDKREAVAVAVPAEPAVIRLFKPEPAEHAQMLDGSPEELAGQIIKILEDRGLAP; encoded by the coding sequence GTGAGAATAGCCGTCCTGCTGAACATGGTCCCGGATCTGGTCGAGGAGCTGGAGATCGACTCCACGGGAAAGGCACTCGATACCCAGTGGATGCGCTACGTCATCAGCGAGAGCGACGATCATGCGCTCGAGCAGGCGCTGCTCCTGAAGGACAGGCACGGGGCGAGCGTCTCGGTCCTGGCCATGGACTACGGCGATGCCGACCAGGTGCTCTACGCTGCCCTGGCCCGCGGCGCCGACGAGGCCGTCAATCTCACGGGGATACCGGAGACGGGGCTGGGCAAGCGCGCGGCCGCGGCCACGTTCAAGGAGGCGCTGGGAGGGATACGGCCGGACCTGATCCTCGCCGGCGTTCAGGCCATAGACGACCTGGACGCCCACGTCGCAGGCATGCTGGGCGGGATGATGGCCCTTCCCTACGTCGGCGTCACGCGGTCGGTGGAGCCCTCAGGCGAAGGCAAGGTCCTCGTCCAGAAGGAGTACCCTGGAGGGGCCGCCGCCGAGATAGAGGTCACGCTGCCGGCCGTAGTCGGTGTGCTGTCGGCCCCGCAGCCCCCACGCTACGTTCCGGTGGCGCGAATCCGGGAGGTCATGAAGACAAGGACGCTGGACAAGAGGGAGGCCGTGGCGGTGGCGGTCCCGGCCGAGCCCGCGGTGATCCGCCTGTTCAAGCCCGAACCCGCAGAGCACGCGCAGATGCTGGACGGATCTCCAGAGGAGCTGGCAGGGCAGATAATCAAGATCCTCGAGGATCGGGGGCTAGCGCCATGA
- a CDS encoding (Fe-S)-binding protein — protein MPGRIRPGGEGLHREDTELSGDMQSAVPAGSAPSSASSDPRTAWKAEFNPCIQCGMCGGACPLASAMEYTPRHSIYLLKEGLLDQVLKSNTLWLCVSCYNCTARCPSGLKITDVLFPALRDAAISAGHTLPAEFKKALDNTYRYGNSLGEGPRKRIEWTKGAGVPVPIIGQLQRPVEALWLVECYPSYHPRNQRQAQAMARVLHATGVDFAILGPEEHCVGDCERLSGEAGLFESLVEYNTSLFDKYEYNEIVTGDPHAFNSLTRIYPLATGRRYPVRHYVEFLAARMDALRPLLKNRIEAKVTYHDNCCLGRMCGMYESPRELLRAIPGISLVEMPFARENALCCGGGGGGMWLDTVIWQAAHERLSDRRIAHALSTGAEVLAVSCPFEASRFEDALKSTGNEGKMIVKDIIELLDESISAPGVKPA, from the coding sequence ATGCCCGGCAGGATCCGCCCGGGTGGAGAGGGCCTCCACAGGGAGGACACGGAGTTGAGCGGAGACATGCAGTCTGCCGTGCCAGCAGGAAGCGCGCCGTCCTCTGCATCATCCGACCCACGAACCGCCTGGAAGGCTGAGTTCAACCCCTGTATCCAGTGCGGGATGTGCGGCGGGGCCTGCCCCCTGGCCTCCGCCATGGAGTACACTCCTCGCCATTCTATCTACCTCCTCAAGGAAGGCCTGCTGGACCAGGTGCTCAAGAGCAATACCCTGTGGTTGTGTGTCTCGTGCTACAACTGCACGGCCAGGTGCCCGAGCGGACTGAAGATCACGGACGTTCTGTTCCCGGCCCTGCGCGACGCTGCCATAAGCGCCGGCCATACGCTCCCGGCCGAGTTCAAGAAGGCGCTCGACAACACGTACAGGTACGGGAACTCTCTCGGGGAGGGCCCCAGGAAGCGGATCGAGTGGACGAAGGGCGCCGGGGTACCTGTGCCGATCATCGGGCAGCTCCAGCGGCCGGTCGAGGCGCTGTGGCTCGTTGAATGCTATCCATCCTATCACCCGCGGAACCAGCGGCAGGCTCAGGCCATGGCCCGGGTGCTGCACGCTACTGGCGTGGACTTCGCGATCCTTGGGCCTGAGGAGCACTGCGTGGGGGACTGCGAGCGCCTCTCGGGCGAGGCAGGCCTGTTCGAGAGTCTGGTGGAGTACAACACATCGCTCTTCGACAAGTACGAGTACAACGAAATCGTGACCGGCGATCCGCATGCCTTCAACTCGCTCACCCGCATCTACCCCCTGGCAACCGGGCGGCGCTACCCGGTCAGGCACTACGTGGAGTTCCTGGCAGCGAGGATGGACGCCCTGCGGCCATTGCTGAAGAACCGCATCGAGGCGAAGGTGACCTACCACGACAACTGCTGCCTGGGGCGCATGTGCGGCATGTACGAATCCCCCCGGGAACTGCTGCGGGCAATCCCAGGCATCTCGCTCGTAGAGATGCCGTTCGCCAGGGAAAACGCCCTGTGCTGCGGCGGCGGAGGCGGCGGTATGTGGCTGGACACCGTGATCTGGCAGGCCGCCCACGAGCGGCTCTCTGACCGGCGGATCGCCCACGCCCTCTCGACCGGGGCAGAAGTCCTGGCGGTATCCTGCCCGTTCGAGGCCTCGCGCTTCGAGGACGCTCTCAAGTCCACCGGGAACGAGGGCAAGATGATCGTGAAGGACATCATCGAGTTGCTGGACGAGTCCATCAGTGCACCGGGGGTGAAGCCGGCGTGA
- a CDS encoding CoA-binding protein, with the protein MPSRRDLTPVIRPSTIAVIGASRDPAKVGYAIFHNILTGGFQGAVHPVNPTARAISGVRAYRSVLEVPDPVDLAVVITPAPLVPGVLDECGRAGVRGVVVISGGFREVGEEGRRREDLVRERVARWGFALIGPNCLGVINTAPDVRLNATFAAQIPDAGNIGFLSQSGALTAAALDYARTKRIGFSKVFNLGNKADVTELELLEVLAGDPDTHVILLYVEELSEGRRFIETAREISEQSPPKPVLVLKAGRTAAGARAVSSHTGSLAGSDQVYEAIFAQAGVLRVESIEELFDYAGAFSRQPLPKGRRVAIVTNAGGPGILATDACIREGLELSRLSEATIGALRLVVPGEAHVGNPLDIIGDADDRRYDAALDAVLADPSVDAAVVLVTRQATIDVEAAADAVIRRARASGKPVLASFVGALAVESGVARLEEAGIPHYPFPEAIARTLAAMARYVSWIGRPRTSYLTFEDVDRDRARRIIAGAEPGFLSESAALELLEAYRLPLLPWAVATSADEAAARALEIGLPVALKILSPQIIHKVDVGGVRLNLRTAAEVRAAYEAMMVSIRKHHPDATLHGVLVQAMARKGHEVILGLSHDAQFGPVLMFGLGGIYVEVLKDVTFRLAPVRELGARRMVEETRTAAILQGVRGEPPSDLEAIVECLLRLSQLAVDCPEVAELDINPLFVYAEGQGAAVADARVRIAPPPG; encoded by the coding sequence ATGCCCAGTAGACGAGACCTGACACCTGTCATTCGACCCTCGACCATAGCCGTCATCGGCGCTTCCCGCGATCCGGCCAAGGTGGGGTATGCGATCTTCCACAACATTCTTACCGGGGGGTTCCAGGGTGCGGTGCATCCGGTGAATCCGACTGCCCGCGCGATCAGCGGGGTACGTGCCTATCGGTCGGTTCTGGAGGTTCCGGATCCCGTGGACCTGGCAGTGGTGATCACCCCGGCTCCCCTCGTGCCGGGAGTCCTGGACGAGTGCGGCCGCGCCGGGGTCCGCGGCGTGGTGGTGATCTCAGGCGGATTCCGCGAAGTGGGGGAGGAGGGCCGCAGGCGCGAGGACCTGGTTCGCGAGCGGGTTGCGCGTTGGGGTTTTGCCCTGATCGGACCCAACTGCCTGGGCGTGATCAACACCGCGCCGGACGTTCGGTTGAACGCGACCTTCGCCGCGCAGATCCCGGATGCCGGCAACATCGGCTTCCTGTCGCAGTCAGGCGCGCTCACCGCGGCGGCGCTCGACTATGCGCGCACCAAGCGCATCGGGTTCTCGAAGGTATTCAATCTCGGCAACAAGGCGGACGTGACCGAGCTGGAGTTGCTGGAGGTACTGGCCGGCGACCCGGATACGCACGTCATCCTGCTCTACGTGGAGGAACTGAGCGAGGGGCGGCGCTTCATCGAGACCGCCCGCGAGATCAGCGAGCAGTCGCCTCCCAAACCCGTCCTCGTGCTCAAGGCGGGTCGCACCGCGGCCGGTGCCAGGGCGGTCTCGAGCCACACCGGGTCGCTGGCCGGCTCCGACCAGGTCTACGAGGCCATTTTTGCGCAGGCCGGCGTGCTGCGGGTCGAGAGCATCGAGGAGCTGTTCGACTACGCGGGCGCGTTCTCGCGCCAGCCGCTGCCCAAGGGGAGGCGCGTCGCGATTGTCACCAATGCCGGCGGCCCTGGCATCCTGGCCACGGACGCCTGCATACGAGAGGGCCTGGAGCTGAGCAGGCTCTCGGAGGCGACGATTGGGGCGCTGCGGCTCGTCGTGCCTGGCGAAGCCCATGTGGGCAATCCCCTTGATATAATCGGCGACGCGGACGACCGCCGATACGACGCGGCCCTCGATGCTGTGTTGGCCGACCCGTCGGTGGACGCGGCCGTGGTGCTGGTGACCCGACAGGCGACCATTGACGTTGAGGCCGCGGCCGACGCGGTCATCCGGCGGGCGCGCGCCTCCGGCAAGCCGGTGCTGGCCTCGTTCGTCGGCGCCCTGGCCGTGGAGTCGGGCGTTGCCCGCCTGGAGGAGGCCGGGATTCCGCACTACCCCTTTCCTGAGGCAATTGCGCGGACGCTGGCCGCGATGGCGCGGTACGTCTCGTGGATCGGGCGGCCCCGCACCAGCTACCTGACCTTCGAAGACGTGGACCGAGACCGCGCGCGGCGGATCATCGCCGGCGCGGAGCCGGGGTTCCTGTCGGAGTCGGCGGCCCTGGAGCTGCTGGAGGCCTATCGGCTCCCGCTGCTGCCGTGGGCAGTGGCCACCAGCGCCGACGAGGCGGCGGCCCGTGCGCTGGAGATCGGGCTTCCTGTGGCCCTAAAGATCCTCTCTCCGCAGATCATTCACAAAGTGGACGTGGGCGGGGTGCGCCTCAACCTCAGGACCGCGGCCGAGGTCCGGGCGGCCTACGAGGCCATGATGGTCTCGATACGCAAGCACCACCCCGACGCGACGCTGCACGGGGTGCTGGTGCAGGCGATGGCGCGCAAGGGGCACGAGGTGATCCTGGGGCTCAGCCACGACGCGCAGTTCGGTCCGGTGTTGATGTTTGGACTGGGCGGGATATACGTGGAGGTCCTGAAGGACGTCACCTTCCGCCTGGCGCCGGTCAGGGAGCTGGGAGCCCGGCGCATGGTTGAGGAGACCCGCACCGCGGCCATCCTGCAGGGCGTCCGCGGCGAGCCCCCGTCGGACCTGGAGGCCATAGTCGAGTGCCTCCTGCGCCTGTCCCAGCTGGCCGTTGACTGCCCAGAGGTAGCGGAGCTCGACATCAACCCCCTCTTTGTCTACGCGGAGGGGCAGGGCGCCGCCGTGGCAGACGCACGGGTGCGGATCGCGCCTCCCCCGGGGTGA
- a CDS encoding sensor histidine kinase, whose product MPLLYKILAANAVIVLLGAVVGTAISLRHGALHPGEPHRDLMASFALAGVAISLAVNYAVLRVLLRPLDHLQRAVDAVRAGEIGVRVAREGISDERFEHLADTFDRMLATLEEHAERLRLLPGQILRVQEEERRRIARELHDEAAQSITSLLVRLRLVEQSQTPEAARERVRELRDLTMRALEDVRRIALELRPSVLDDLGLVDALHAHVDALNAAGGTRVTLAADSLDGRLPPDVELVFYRVAQEALTNVRRHAHAPRAQVRLRRSGSEIVLEVEDEGGGFDPRRSPPAGTGLGLAGMRERMALIGGEVTVRSSPGRGTTIVARADLTGRENQHGG is encoded by the coding sequence ATGCCGCTACTCTACAAAATCCTGGCGGCCAACGCGGTCATTGTCCTCCTGGGCGCGGTGGTCGGCACGGCCATCTCTCTCCGGCACGGCGCCCTGCATCCTGGTGAACCGCACCGCGATCTGATGGCGTCTTTCGCGCTGGCCGGGGTCGCGATCAGTCTGGCCGTGAACTACGCGGTCCTGCGGGTGCTGCTCCGACCGCTGGATCACCTGCAGCGCGCGGTGGACGCCGTGCGCGCGGGCGAGATAGGCGTGCGGGTGGCACGCGAGGGCATATCGGACGAGCGGTTCGAGCACCTGGCGGATACCTTCGATCGAATGCTCGCGACCCTGGAGGAACACGCCGAGCGGCTGCGCCTGCTGCCCGGGCAGATCCTGCGCGTACAGGAAGAGGAGCGCCGCAGGATCGCCCGCGAACTGCACGACGAGGCCGCGCAGTCAATAACCTCGCTTTTGGTCCGCCTGCGCCTGGTGGAGCAGTCCCAGACGCCCGAGGCGGCACGGGAGCGCGTGCGCGAACTGCGCGATCTAACGATGCGCGCCCTGGAGGACGTGCGCCGCATCGCGTTGGAGTTGCGGCCGTCCGTCCTCGACGACCTGGGGCTGGTGGACGCGCTGCATGCGCACGTGGACGCCCTGAACGCTGCCGGCGGCACCCGGGTGACGCTCGCGGCCGACAGCCTGGACGGCCGGTTGCCCCCCGACGTGGAGCTTGTGTTCTACCGCGTGGCGCAGGAGGCCCTGACGAACGTGCGGCGCCACGCGCACGCCCCCCGGGCACAGGTGCGCCTGCGCCGGAGTGGGTCAGAGATCGTGCTGGAGGTCGAGGACGAGGGTGGGGGTTTCGACCCGCGAAGATCCCCGCCCGCCGGCACCGGCCTGGGCCTTGCAGGCATGCGCGAGCGCATGGCCCTGATCGGCGGCGAGGTCACCGTACGCTCATCGCCGGGCCGCGGCACGACCATCGTGGCACGGGCGGATCTAACCGGCAGGGAGAATCAGCATGGCGGCTGA
- a CDS encoding response regulator transcription factor, whose product MAAEIRVLLADDHPVLRTGLRTLLEQEPDMRVVGEASNGQEAVALAQRLRPDVVIMDISMPGLDGLEATRQIRGLDLPVQVLILTVHAQERYLFPVLKAGAAGYVNKTAADVELVAAIRTVAGGGAFLHPAATRQLLEDFMTGAQAGQERDSYDRLSDREREVLKLVAAGHTAREIAGLLYISPKSVETYRARIIEKLELRTRADLVRYALRRGLLTEDV is encoded by the coding sequence ATGGCGGCTGAGATCCGGGTGCTGCTGGCCGATGATCACCCGGTGCTCCGCACAGGGTTGCGGACGCTTCTCGAGCAGGAGCCGGACATGCGCGTCGTGGGCGAGGCCTCCAACGGGCAGGAGGCCGTGGCCCTGGCGCAGCGGCTGCGCCCCGACGTGGTCATCATGGACATCAGCATGCCCGGGCTGGACGGGCTGGAGGCCACGCGCCAGATCCGCGGCCTGGACCTGCCCGTGCAGGTCCTCATCCTGACCGTGCACGCGCAGGAGCGCTACCTGTTTCCGGTGCTCAAGGCCGGCGCAGCCGGCTACGTGAACAAGACCGCGGCGGACGTCGAGTTGGTAGCGGCCATCCGCACGGTCGCCGGAGGCGGCGCGTTCCTGCACCCGGCGGCGACGCGCCAGTTGCTCGAGGACTTCATGACAGGGGCTCAGGCAGGCCAGGAGCGGGACAGCTACGACAGATTGAGCGATCGTGAGCGGGAGGTGCTCAAACTGGTGGCCGCGGGCCACACCGCGCGCGAGATCGCAGGCCTGCTGTACATCAGCCCCAAGAGCGTGGAGACCTACCGCGCCCGCATCATCGAGAAGTTGGAACTGCGCACCAGGGCAGACCTGGTGCGCTACGCGCTGCGCCGGGGACTGCTCACCGAGGACGTGTAG
- a CDS encoding thiosulfate reductase — MSRREFLVFGGGVAGALATVSAPGPVRRLLPPRRRFWFQKATTAVPTVCEMCLWRCGAVAQVAEGRLWKLDGHPENPKSNGRLCARGLGGVGELYDPDRLKKPLIRTGRRGEGQFRETNWDEALDVTAKALLKIKEDHGPEAVAFFGHYAGDKWFVDYLAPAFGSPNAAKPAVALCTTPREVASNLTFGRPVGGHEPVDWDHTRYIILLGTHIGENAHNTMMQQFAAARARGAKVVVVDPRFSTVASKADRYLPIKPGTDTALLLAWMHYIIVNQHYDAEYVARYTEGFEQLVEHVRPFTPEWAARITDLPAEIIADVAKDLCRYRPQAVLVPGRHVVWYGNDTQRMRALYLVNILLGNYGRRGGWYIAESPYVEEYPLQPFPIGSEAGGCAGPAASGPEASSDRKPRADGAGRTFLRGGVAIQELVEPMITGRPYPIKGLVSYAVNLFHTLPVRERTAEALRALDFHVAVDILPQEHTRWADVVLPECTYLERYDDLITVPHKTPFIALRQPVVEPMHDSRPGWWIARELGIRLGLEQYYPWKTIEEYLEQRLNSVGLTLEEMKKQGVSVQKGRPYLEDWEGKGSPFRTESKKIQIYCKELAEAGIDPLPRYEPTPEPPEGFFRLLYGRAPMHTFGRTQNNPVLTRLMRENEVWLNRAVAAAMRMTDGQRVMLVNQDGAKSGPVRVRVTARIRKDCVYLVHGFGHNAPGLRRAHGRGASDTALQTRYALDPISGGAGLRVNFVRLEPEA, encoded by the coding sequence CTGTCCCGGCGGGAGTTCCTCGTCTTTGGCGGCGGCGTCGCCGGGGCGTTGGCGACGGTATCTGCTCCGGGCCCGGTGCGGCGGCTCCTGCCGCCCCGAAGGCGTTTCTGGTTCCAGAAGGCGACGACGGCGGTACCCACAGTCTGCGAGATGTGCCTGTGGCGCTGCGGTGCGGTCGCCCAGGTGGCCGAAGGCCGCCTCTGGAAGCTCGACGGCCACCCTGAGAACCCGAAGTCCAACGGCCGGCTGTGTGCGCGCGGCCTCGGCGGCGTGGGCGAGCTGTACGATCCCGATCGTCTGAAGAAGCCGTTGATACGAACCGGCCGAAGGGGAGAGGGGCAGTTCCGCGAGACCAACTGGGATGAGGCCCTCGACGTGACGGCCAAAGCCCTCCTCAAGATCAAGGAGGATCATGGTCCCGAGGCCGTCGCGTTCTTCGGTCACTACGCCGGGGACAAGTGGTTCGTGGACTACCTGGCGCCGGCCTTTGGGTCGCCAAACGCCGCCAAGCCCGCGGTGGCCTTGTGCACAACCCCCCGCGAGGTGGCGAGCAACCTCACGTTCGGTCGGCCGGTTGGCGGGCACGAACCGGTGGATTGGGACCACACGCGCTACATCATCCTGCTGGGCACCCACATCGGCGAGAACGCGCACAACACCATGATGCAGCAGTTCGCCGCCGCGCGGGCGCGGGGGGCCAAGGTCGTGGTGGTCGACCCGCGCTTCTCGACCGTGGCCTCCAAGGCCGATCGCTACCTGCCGATCAAGCCGGGCACCGACACCGCTCTGCTGCTGGCCTGGATGCACTACATCATCGTCAATCAGCACTACGACGCCGAGTACGTCGCACGGTACACCGAAGGCTTCGAACAGCTCGTCGAGCATGTGCGGCCGTTCACGCCTGAGTGGGCCGCGCGCATCACCGATCTGCCGGCAGAGATCATCGCGGATGTGGCCAAGGACCTGTGCCGCTACCGACCGCAGGCCGTGCTGGTCCCCGGGCGCCATGTCGTTTGGTACGGGAACGACACGCAACGGATGCGCGCACTCTATCTGGTCAACATCCTGCTAGGGAACTACGGCCGCCGGGGTGGCTGGTACATCGCCGAGTCGCCCTACGTTGAAGAGTACCCTCTGCAGCCGTTCCCAATCGGGTCCGAGGCAGGTGGCTGTGCTGGTCCTGCGGCCTCCGGTCCGGAGGCCTCCTCAGACCGAAAGCCGAGGGCCGACGGCGCCGGCCGGACGTTCCTGCGCGGAGGCGTTGCAATACAGGAACTGGTCGAACCGATGATCACCGGAAGACCGTACCCGATCAAGGGCCTGGTCTCCTACGCGGTCAACCTCTTCCACACGCTGCCGGTCCGCGAGCGGACCGCCGAGGCGCTGCGAGCGCTCGACTTCCACGTGGCCGTCGACATCCTACCCCAGGAGCACACGCGGTGGGCAGATGTCGTGCTGCCGGAGTGCACGTACCTGGAGCGCTACGACGATCTGATCACCGTGCCGCACAAGACGCCCTTCATCGCGCTGCGGCAACCCGTTGTGGAGCCGATGCACGACTCCAGGCCCGGCTGGTGGATCGCGCGGGAACTGGGTATCCGGCTTGGCCTCGAGCAGTACTACCCCTGGAAGACGATCGAGGAGTACCTGGAGCAGCGGCTCAACTCCGTGGGGTTGACCCTGGAAGAGATGAAGAAGCAGGGAGTGAGCGTCCAGAAGGGCCGGCCCTATTTGGAGGACTGGGAAGGCAAGGGCTCGCCGTTTCGGACCGAGAGCAAGAAGATCCAGATCTACTGCAAGGAACTGGCAGAGGCCGGCATCGATCCGCTGCCGCGCTATGAGCCGACACCCGAACCGCCGGAGGGGTTCTTCCGCCTCCTCTACGGCCGGGCGCCGATGCACACCTTCGGCCGTACGCAGAACAACCCTGTCCTGACCAGGCTGATGCGCGAGAACGAGGTCTGGCTCAACCGGGCCGTGGCAGCGGCGATGCGGATGACCGACGGACAGCGGGTCATGCTCGTCAATCAGGACGGCGCGAAGAGCGGGCCGGTGCGGGTTCGCGTGACCGCGCGGATCCGCAAGGATTGCGTGTACCTGGTACACGGGTTCGGCCACAACGCGCCCGGGCTGCGCCGGGCCCACGGCCGGGGCGCCAGCGATACGGCTCTGCAGACGCGCTATGCGCTCGACCCGATAAGCGGCGGGGCCGGATTGAGGGTCAACTTCGTCAGGCTGGAGCCGGAGGCGTAG
- a CDS encoding 4Fe-4S dicluster domain-containing protein, translating to MARLAMAVDLERCVGCQACAVACATENEAPDGFVRRRVGEAVAGDSLVDLRLQFLHMQCYHCENPPCIPACPTGATYVNRDGLCLVDYNICIGCRACVAACPYGMRYPHPRGFVDKCSLCDHRVYSGRQPACVETCPTQALTFGDLDDSRSPISRAVLEARRVEQDRPETGARPKFYILNGAVGCAEVRR from the coding sequence ATGGCCCGCTTGGCCATGGCGGTCGATCTTGAGCGATGCGTCGGGTGTCAGGCCTGCGCGGTCGCGTGCGCAACGGAGAACGAGGCGCCGGATGGCTTCGTGCGCCGGCGGGTGGGCGAGGCTGTCGCCGGAGATTCGCTGGTCGATCTGCGGCTGCAGTTCCTCCACATGCAGTGCTATCACTGCGAGAACCCGCCGTGCATCCCCGCGTGTCCGACTGGCGCCACGTACGTCAACCGCGACGGGCTCTGCCTTGTGGACTACAACATCTGTATCGGTTGTCGTGCTTGCGTGGCGGCCTGTCCGTACGGCATGCGCTATCCCCACCCGCGCGGGTTCGTGGACAAGTGCAGCCTGTGCGACCACCGCGTGTACTCCGGGCGCCAGCCCGCGTGCGTCGAGACCTGTCCCACGCAGGCCCTCACGTTCGGCGACCTCGACGACTCAAGGAGCCCAATCAGCCGGGCGGTTCTTGAGGCCCGCCGCGTCGAGCAGGACCGGCCCGAGACGGGCGCGCGGCCCAAGTTCTACATCCTCAACGGCGCCGTCGGGTGCGCGGAGGTGCGCCGGTGA
- a CDS encoding rhodanese-like domain-containing protein produces the protein MKRTHLIALVLVAALAFATPVVAREWIQKPFVTAAEQMLATMPADFYQMDPTAVQRLMETAKPLVLDVREKAEWDAERIAGATHVPIRDLAKFVEQLPDSKGAPIVTVCKIGYRAGIAMTLLRMWGYTNVRAMRGGMDAWKAAGLPVTK, from the coding sequence GTGAAGAGAACGCACCTGATCGCCTTGGTACTTGTAGCGGCGCTGGCCTTCGCAACGCCGGTAGTGGCCCGCGAGTGGATCCAGAAGCCCTTTGTCACCGCGGCAGAGCAGATGCTGGCCACGATGCCCGCCGACTTCTACCAGATGGATCCAACAGCGGTACAGCGCCTGATGGAGACCGCCAAGCCGCTGGTCCTGGACGTCCGCGAGAAGGCAGAATGGGACGCCGAGCGCATCGCCGGCGCCACTCACGTGCCGATCCGCGACCTGGCCAAGTTCGTCGAACAGCTCCCTGATTCCAAGGGCGCCCCCATCGTCACCGTATGCAAGATCGGGTACCGTGCCGGGATCGCGATGACGCTCCTGCGCATGTGGGGATACACTAACGTGCGCGCGATGCGCGGAGGAATGGACGCCTGGAAGGCGGCTGGGCTTCCGGTGACCAAGTAG